In Massilia antarctica, the following are encoded in one genomic region:
- a CDS encoding GNAT family N-acetyltransferase: MPMNLETPVFVPGPLIGDAQRERMAALLFATSYLEYCSYGNRLRLPLVALQRRQNIDPFIAHSVGLFDASGQFNGFYTAATIAEFGQIKTVSYYRAEMHAMDAAYDAFIAAHARENDLFVASLAIEERYRGRGLFNVMLDHVKALARGKGSPRIVLTVWENSTAMGMYLNKDFRSRAVFDYAAELFFDRLHFMELLPSGESQ, from the coding sequence ATGCCAATGAACCTTGAGACGCCCGTCTTCGTGCCCGGCCCGCTGATCGGCGACGCCCAGCGCGAGCGCATGGCGGCGCTGCTGTTCGCGACCAGTTATCTCGAATACTGCTCGTACGGCAATCGCCTGCGCCTTCCGCTGGTGGCTTTGCAGCGGCGCCAGAATATCGATCCATTCATCGCCCATTCGGTCGGCCTGTTCGACGCCTCGGGCCAGTTCAACGGTTTTTACACGGCCGCCACCATCGCCGAATTCGGACAAATCAAGACGGTCTCGTATTACCGCGCCGAGATGCATGCCATGGATGCCGCCTATGACGCCTTTATCGCCGCCCACGCGCGCGAAAACGACCTGTTCGTGGCCAGCCTGGCGATCGAGGAGCGCTATCGCGGGCGCGGGCTGTTCAACGTCATGCTGGACCACGTCAAGGCACTGGCGCGCGGCAAAGGCAGCCCGCGCATCGTGCTGACAGTGTGGGAAAACAGCACCGCCATGGGCATGTACCTGAACAAGGACTTCCGCTCGCGCGCGGTATTCGATTACGCGGCCGAGCTGTTTTTCGACCGCCTGCATTTCATGGAGCTGCTGCCATCTGGAGAATCGCAATGA
- a CDS encoding phytanoyl-CoA dioxygenase family protein, with translation MNDHIEAIGKHSVDTRNQSTVAQAAARLNDRSNGAPLRVLSEQDWDFWIKNGYIVIPSAVDGAALDRLERLIWEFEELDPDNPGSWYPPEKSRLRKTELSFNAGMIELYNHQYLWDARQARRVYDAFADIWGTHKLWVSIDRINLNLPPELGFEFKSFMHWDYDPESTPQNVQGVLSISDQTDIDVGGFVCIPSLFRDFEAWRRTQPADWDWYRPDVAALPHVPVLLKKGDLLIFNSRLCHGIRQNVSANKVRMAQYISMMPAQEHDEALKHWRIRSWRERKAPAGYSLHGDPRKWEQTRYQRAELSALGEQLLGLRPWQDTE, from the coding sequence ATGAACGACCATATCGAGGCAATCGGCAAGCACAGCGTCGACACGCGCAACCAGTCGACCGTGGCCCAGGCGGCGGCGCGCCTGAACGACCGTTCCAATGGCGCGCCGCTGCGCGTGCTGTCGGAACAGGACTGGGATTTCTGGATAAAGAATGGCTACATCGTCATTCCCAGCGCAGTCGATGGCGCCGCGCTCGACCGGCTGGAGCGCTTGATCTGGGAATTCGAGGAACTCGACCCGGACAATCCCGGCAGCTGGTATCCGCCCGAAAAATCACGCCTGCGAAAAACAGAGCTGAGCTTCAATGCGGGGATGATAGAGTTATACAACCACCAGTATCTGTGGGATGCGCGCCAGGCGCGGCGGGTGTATGACGCCTTTGCCGATATCTGGGGCACGCACAAGCTGTGGGTATCGATCGACCGGATCAATCTGAACCTGCCGCCCGAACTGGGATTCGAATTCAAGAGCTTCATGCACTGGGATTACGACCCCGAAAGCACGCCGCAGAATGTGCAGGGCGTGCTGTCGATCAGCGACCAGACCGATATCGACGTCGGCGGTTTTGTCTGCATCCCGTCGCTGTTCCGGGATTTCGAGGCCTGGCGCCGCACCCAGCCGGCCGATTGGGACTGGTACCGGCCCGATGTCGCGGCCTTGCCGCACGTGCCGGTGCTGTTGAAAAAGGGCGATCTGCTCATTTTTAACAGCCGTCTGTGCCACGGCATTCGCCAGAACGTGTCGGCGAATAAGGTCAGGATGGCGCAATATATCTCGATGATGCCGGCCCAGGAGCACGACGAGGCATTGAAACATTGGCGCATCCGCTCCTGGCGCGAGCGGAAAGCGCCGGCCGGATACAGCCTGCACGGCGATCCGCGAAAATGGGAACAGACCAGATACCAGCGCGCCGAATTGAGCGCGCTGGGCGAACAACTGCTGGGCCTGCGCCCATGGCAGGATACGGAATAA
- the nagZ gene encoding beta-N-acetylhexosaminidase: MQTDMQHNIGQLFMVGFDALEPNDHIIGLIRERRIGGVILFRRNVHTPAQVSVLCQKLQEINAEVSDEPLLIALDQEGGMVMRIEQGVTPIPAAMAFQAAGSVEECRQVNFINGDEMRQIGINMMLAPVLDVNNNRLNPIIGVRAYGEDADTVVRYGMAALRGQQDAGVIVTAKHFPGHGDTAVDSHYAMALVPHDLERLRAVELVPFRAAIEGGVDAIMTAHVAFPAIEPDPSVPATLSKAVLTGLLREEMGYEGVIISDCLEMGAIADGVGVAAGAVATLQAGVDIVLISHREDQQRAALAAVSAAVAQGTIGAQRIDDALARVQRLKQARAVSGWRERAATPSGLMTPESIALSKKVQKAALRVQGEFRPLDPALPVSLITVEVRSRSEVDEVANGRNNEARSSMLPALQKAGYDVREYAMSADALDAEVAEAIAFAAGAPQIVVQTYNAMLVEGQRRLLAAMPSSKLWVVAGRLPYDLDLAPQAQGRLAAFGCRPAALEPVVERLIGAA, translated from the coding sequence ATGCAAACGGATATGCAGCACAACATCGGACAGTTGTTCATGGTGGGCTTCGACGCCCTGGAACCGAACGACCATATTATCGGCCTGATTCGCGAGCGCCGCATCGGCGGGGTGATCCTGTTCCGGCGCAATGTCCACACGCCGGCGCAAGTGTCCGTGCTGTGCCAGAAGCTGCAGGAAATTAACGCCGAGGTCAGCGACGAGCCCCTGCTGATCGCGCTCGACCAGGAAGGCGGCATGGTGATGCGCATCGAACAGGGCGTCACACCCATTCCCGCGGCCATGGCCTTCCAGGCGGCCGGGTCGGTGGAAGAATGCCGGCAGGTCAATTTCATCAATGGCGACGAAATGCGCCAGATCGGCATCAACATGATGCTGGCCCCGGTTCTTGACGTGAACAATAACCGCCTGAACCCGATCATCGGCGTGCGCGCCTACGGCGAAGATGCCGACACGGTGGTGCGCTACGGCATGGCGGCCCTGCGCGGCCAGCAAGACGCCGGCGTGATCGTCACCGCCAAGCATTTCCCCGGCCACGGCGACACCGCCGTCGACTCGCATTACGCGATGGCGCTGGTGCCGCACGACCTGGAGCGCCTGCGCGCGGTCGAGCTGGTGCCGTTCCGGGCCGCCATCGAAGGCGGCGTGGACGCGATCATGACGGCGCACGTGGCCTTTCCGGCCATCGAACCGGATCCATCGGTGCCGGCCACTTTGTCGAAAGCCGTGCTGACCGGCTTGCTGCGCGAAGAAATGGGCTATGAAGGCGTGATCATTTCCGACTGCCTGGAAATGGGCGCGATTGCCGATGGCGTAGGCGTGGCGGCGGGCGCGGTGGCGACCTTGCAGGCCGGCGTCGACATCGTGCTGATCTCGCACCGCGAAGACCAGCAGCGCGCGGCGCTGGCGGCGGTATCGGCCGCCGTGGCGCAGGGCACGATCGGCGCTCAGCGCATCGACGATGCCTTGGCACGGGTGCAGCGCCTCAAGCAGGCGCGCGCGGTGAGCGGCTGGCGCGAGCGCGCGGCCACTCCGAGCGGCTTGATGACACCAGAGTCCATCGCACTGTCAAAAAAAGTGCAGAAGGCGGCGCTGCGGGTGCAGGGCGAGTTCCGCCCGCTCGACCCGGCGCTGCCGGTGAGCCTGATCACGGTCGAGGTGCGTTCGCGCAGCGAGGTCGATGAAGTGGCCAACGGGCGCAATAATGAAGCGCGCAGCTCGATGCTGCCGGCGCTGCAAAAGGCCGGGTACGATGTGCGCGAGTATGCGATGTCGGCCGACGCGCTCGACGCCGAAGTGGCCGAAGCGATCGCCTTCGCCGCCGGCGCGCCGCAGATCGTGGTGCAGACCTACAACGCGATGCTGGTCGAAGGCCAGCGCCGCCTGCTGGCAGCCATGCCCTCAAGCAAGCTGTGGGTGGTGGCGGGCCGCCTGCCGTACGACCTCGACCTGGCGCCGCAAGCGCAAGGCCGCCTGGCCGCGTTCGGCTGCCGTCCGGCCGCGCTCGAACCGGTGGTGGAACGCCTCATCGGCGCCGCATAA
- a CDS encoding GMC oxidoreductase, with product MAALGSLVAGASLAPPPARAAAAPPRTPLSRAPGQLASVYDVLVIGSGYGGAVMAARLAPGRSLAVLERGKEWSPDAFATGLVDTLAQFRTPSAPLGLFDYRAGGSIDVLSGNGVGGTSLINANVVLAPDRDIFGPWPQAIQDAYASGAMDGYEARVRTMLGADTVTETDALRKSWFHLSTTAARKRQGAPVQARALPVAVNLRRYQGQPNAQGVWQAACTHCGDCVTGCRIGAKNSLDVNYLPLARSGGAQIFARIEVDWIERLPDNRWRVHYLARPESGPAVAGSVVAASVIVAAGSLGSTQILLRSQARGLALSPALGTRFSTNGDLLGLAYNTRVQTNIMGFGAAPAPFGLKRVGPTISAMADYRAAGTPVAQRYLIQDAAIPSALVDALRLAMPLSAPGGGDVPALQRIARDIAKRGTDGALNHSMVYLGIGHDSASGKVELDASGNARVLWPGIAKEPFGQRMRAEMALHAQAFGGRYADSPRSSPLFGGAMTTVHPLGGCPMADRVEDGVVDADGRVFNPRGAAQAVYPGLRVIDGAIAPSSLGANPLLTIAALAERAAERFSQ from the coding sequence ATGGCAGCATTGGGGAGCCTGGTCGCGGGCGCCAGCCTCGCGCCACCCCCAGCCCGGGCCGCGGCGGCCCCTCCCCGCACCCCGCTCAGCCGCGCGCCGGGCCAGTTGGCGAGCGTCTACGATGTGCTGGTGATTGGCTCGGGCTACGGCGGCGCGGTCATGGCGGCGCGCCTGGCGCCGGGCCGTTCCCTGGCCGTGCTCGAACGCGGCAAGGAATGGTCGCCGGACGCCTTCGCCACCGGCCTGGTTGATACCCTCGCCCAATTTCGCACGCCTTCCGCCCCGCTCGGCCTGTTCGATTACCGGGCCGGCGGCAGCATCGACGTTCTCAGCGGCAATGGCGTCGGCGGCACTTCACTGATCAATGCCAATGTCGTGCTGGCGCCCGACCGCGATATCTTCGGACCTTGGCCGCAGGCAATCCAGGACGCGTACGCCAGCGGCGCCATGGATGGCTACGAAGCGCGGGTGCGCACCATGCTGGGCGCTGATACCGTTACCGAGACGGATGCCCTGCGCAAGAGCTGGTTCCACCTGTCCACCACGGCCGCGCGCAAACGCCAGGGCGCGCCGGTGCAGGCGCGCGCGCTGCCGGTCGCGGTCAACCTGCGCCGCTACCAGGGCCAGCCGAACGCCCAGGGAGTGTGGCAGGCGGCTTGCACCCATTGCGGCGATTGCGTGACCGGGTGCCGGATCGGCGCCAAGAACAGTCTCGACGTTAACTATCTGCCGCTGGCGCGCAGCGGCGGCGCCCAGATTTTCGCGCGCATCGAAGTCGACTGGATCGAGCGCCTGCCCGACAACCGCTGGAGGGTGCATTACCTGGCGCGGCCGGAAAGCGGCCCCGCCGTGGCCGGCTCGGTGGTCGCCGCCAGCGTGATCGTGGCCGCCGGCTCGCTCGGCAGCACCCAGATCCTGCTGCGCTCGCAGGCGCGCGGACTGGCCCTGTCGCCCGCGCTCGGCACCCGCTTTTCCACCAATGGTGACTTGCTGGGGCTGGCCTACAACACGCGCGTGCAGACCAATATCATGGGCTTCGGCGCCGCGCCCGCGCCGTTCGGCCTCAAGCGCGTGGGCCCGACCATCAGCGCCATGGCCGACTATCGCGCCGCCGGCACCCCGGTGGCGCAGCGCTACCTGATCCAGGATGCGGCCATCCCCAGCGCCCTGGTCGACGCCCTGCGCCTGGCCATGCCGCTGTCCGCACCGGGCGGCGGCGATGTTCCGGCCCTGCAGCGCATCGCGCGCGACATCGCCAAACGCGGCACCGACGGCGCCCTCAATCACAGCATGGTGTACCTGGGCATCGGCCACGACAGCGCTTCCGGCAAGGTCGAGCTCGACGCCAGCGGCAACGCGCGCGTGCTGTGGCCCGGCATTGCAAAAGAACCGTTCGGGCAGCGCATGCGCGCCGAAATGGCGCTGCACGCGCAAGCGTTCGGCGGGCGCTATGCCGACAGTCCGCGCAGCAGCCCGCTGTTCGGCGGCGCCATGACCACCGTGCACCCGCTGGGCGGCTGCCCGATGGCGGACCGGGTCGAGGATGGCGTGGTCGACGCCGACGGCCGGGTATTCAATCCGCGCGGCGCGGCGCAGGCCGTGTATCCGGGCTTGCGTGTGATCGACGGCGCCATCGCGCCCTCCTCGCTCGGCGCCAATCCCCTGCTCACCATCGCCGCGCTGGCCGAGCGCGCCGCCGAACGCTTTTCCCAATGA
- a CDS encoding AraC family transcriptional regulator encodes MLIRAAPSVSTLYADALGAFLAEQGLPRDLGAAPLGPRLCGSAFAGLMTGGARTLDDPALGLRFGTRVGAAGFGMLGIAAACAPTLRDAIGHLTELESITSTLGRARVLRRGERVHVVWQPAQAVAPAVIEGILAGWVSFGRYLLGGQADVAHVSLRHGRIAQLAEYEDAFACPLRFDACCYGVTIAAELLDATPRFADAGLNAALGTWLGHCARTSARDGAVFTRAVGALFASRVPLVEADEARTAAALGLAPRALQRALQREGASFRQLLGAARAQHAVIGVLRGDVALAQLGAAVGFEEQSSLCRAFRGWTGYSPLVFRQRMAQVFRPLRLAPEPHA; translated from the coding sequence ATGCTGATCCGCGCCGCGCCCAGCGTGTCGACCTTGTACGCCGATGCGCTGGGCGCGTTCCTGGCCGAGCAGGGCTTGCCACGCGACTTGGGCGCGGCGCCCCTTGGACCGCGCCTGTGCGGCAGCGCCTTTGCCGGTCTGATGACGGGCGGCGCGCGCACGCTGGACGACCCGGCGCTGGGCTTGCGCTTCGGCACGCGGGTGGGCGCGGCCGGCTTCGGCATGCTGGGCATCGCCGCGGCCTGCGCGCCGACCTTGCGCGACGCCATCGGCCACCTGACCGAACTCGAATCGATCACCAGCACCCTGGGACGCGCGCGCGTGCTGCGCCGGGGCGAACGCGTACACGTGGTGTGGCAGCCGGCGCAAGCGGTGGCGCCGGCCGTGATCGAGGGCATCCTGGCCGGCTGGGTTTCGTTCGGCCGCTATCTGCTGGGCGGGCAGGCCGACGTGGCGCACGTGTCGCTGCGCCACGGCCGCATCGCGCAGCTAGCAGAGTACGAGGACGCCTTCGCCTGCCCGCTGCGCTTTGACGCCTGCTGCTATGGCGTGACCATTGCCGCCGAACTGCTCGACGCCACCCCGCGCTTTGCCGACGCCGGATTGAATGCCGCGCTCGGCACCTGGCTCGGCCACTGCGCCCGCACCAGCGCGCGCGACGGGGCGGTGTTCACGCGCGCGGTGGGCGCCCTGTTCGCCTCCAGAGTGCCGCTGGTGGAAGCCGACGAAGCGCGCACCGCCGCCGCCCTGGGCCTGGCGCCGCGCGCCTTGCAGCGGGCCTTGCAGCGCGAGGGCGCCAGCTTTCGCCAGTTGCTGGGCGCGGCACGCGCGCAGCATGCGGTGATCGGCGTGCTGCGCGGCGACGTCGCGCTGGCGCAGCTGGGAGCGGCGGTCGGCTTCGAGGAGCAATCGTCGCTGTGCCGCGCCTTTCGCGGCTGGACCGGCTATTCCCCGCTGGTGTTCCGGCAACGCATGGCGCAGGTATTTCGTCCGCTGCGGCTGGCGCCGGAGCCGCACGCGTGA
- a CDS encoding peptidylprolyl isomerase, with product MTIIAPTPRLLAALLVLASILGPAHAAHGALDDATVAAHINGAPVHALTLRALQHQARDQPGRPSADAVLADIVADRLQAGWSHARFSAAQLYPASTVGFAPEVGVDDRLVGLLRSMYAKELEAALRALPGATLAGVIEATFPLAPAQLDRLFGAPGALRLGHDFSAEQAALAGQTPLLRLRLGSAPAVTLSLRDVYQRQNVQGRMDFFNRKADFIYQQARLRVAGLFVLAWAQHKFGAQALADLRQALDEQEAVRGAMRQYGLAEGAEAHSTLQAALARQVTQAEIGAYYTAHKDQFRRTEKVRARHIRVDSEALATRIAAEAAAGKDFGLLARRHSTAPDAVRGGDLGWVMQTDDPDWLSALALLQPEGKVSSPFRAPVGPGAQASWDIVLVDKRVEGYHPPDSETVRYMARKAIAHERARAEFAAARSKLVRAATVAVNRKLLDEKADAATGAP from the coding sequence ATGACAATCATCGCTCCCACACCCCGCCTCCTGGCCGCCCTGCTGGTCCTGGCCAGCATCCTTGGTCCTGCACATGCCGCGCACGGCGCGCTCGACGATGCCACCGTCGCCGCCCACATCAACGGCGCGCCCGTGCACGCGCTGACCTTGCGCGCCTTGCAGCACCAGGCGCGCGACCAGCCCGGCCGCCCGTCCGCCGATGCCGTGCTGGCCGACATCGTGGCTGATCGCCTGCAGGCCGGCTGGTCGCACGCACGCTTCAGCGCCGCCCAGCTCTATCCCGCCAGCACGGTCGGCTTCGCACCCGAGGTGGGGGTGGACGACCGCCTGGTGGGCCTGCTGCGCAGCATGTACGCCAAGGAACTGGAAGCGGCCCTGCGCGCGCTGCCCGGCGCCACCCTGGCCGGCGTGATCGAAGCGACCTTCCCGCTGGCGCCGGCGCAGCTCGACCGTCTGTTCGGCGCACCGGGCGCGCTGCGCCTGGGTCACGACTTCAGCGCGGAACAGGCCGCGCTGGCCGGCCAGACTCCGCTGCTGCGCTTGCGCTTGGGCAGCGCGCCAGCGGTGACCCTGAGCTTGCGCGATGTGTACCAGCGCCAGAACGTGCAGGGCCGCATGGACTTCTTCAACCGCAAGGCCGACTTCATCTATCAGCAGGCGCGCCTGCGGGTGGCGGGCCTGTTCGTGCTGGCCTGGGCGCAGCACAAGTTCGGCGCCCAGGCGCTGGCCGACTTGCGCCAGGCCCTGGACGAGCAGGAAGCGGTGCGCGGCGCGATGCGCCAGTACGGGCTGGCCGAGGGCGCCGAGGCGCACAGTACCCTGCAAGCGGCGCTGGCGCGCCAGGTGACGCAGGCCGAGATCGGCGCCTACTACACGGCGCACAAGGACCAGTTCCGCCGTACCGAAAAAGTGCGCGCGCGCCATATCCGGGTCGACAGCGAAGCGCTGGCGACCCGGATCGCGGCCGAGGCGGCGGCCGGCAAGGACTTCGGCCTGCTGGCGCGGCGCCATTCGACGGCACCGGACGCTGTCCGTGGCGGCGACTTGGGCTGGGTGATGCAGACCGACGACCCGGACTGGCTGTCGGCGCTGGCGCTGCTCCAGCCCGAGGGCAAGGTGTCGAGCCCGTTCCGCGCGCCGGTAGGACCGGGGGCGCAGGCCAGCTGGGACATCGTACTGGTCGACAAGCGGGTCGAGGGCTATCACCCGCCCGACTCGGAAACGGTGCGCTACATGGCGCGCAAGGCGATTGCCCACGAGCGCGCGCGGGCCGAATTTGCCGCCGCGCGCAGCAAGCTGGTGCGCGCGGCCACGGTCGCCGTCAACCGCAAGCTGCTCGACGAGAAGGCGGACGCCGCCACGGGTGCGCCATGA
- a CDS encoding phospholipase — translation MKAVVKLAPVAFALLACLPAKAWDTETHRRIVLDAVEFMKAHPDQTRYATLVAGVTRAGYTMEQFAAAIGQGAHDVDYFEDTYICGATTGNCQGSPLWGLGSGLARYTSFWHFQNHTAGADVHGNDFGGYHYAKLGNPGDIDKLAAVWLVNDYLDDGASGLGGWFGDSSKYNSFGVTEAHYRQGGYSTASMYQDYQQFPFQPIDNLAQHFWTRFLQAPSAQSLGFTLHSTDLLQPHHTFNVLGHNHSGWEGWVGDYYDTEKLNDPALVLAALNDFAPLANNATDIRPLLTQGGTYSYKYGGAVMSSTDHAVRRGVAKKMVPHAIAMVVRVLDRAAVRLAL, via the coding sequence ATGAAAGCAGTAGTCAAGCTCGCCCCCGTCGCATTCGCCCTGCTCGCGTGCCTGCCCGCCAAGGCATGGGATACCGAAACGCACCGCCGCATCGTGCTCGACGCCGTCGAATTCATGAAAGCGCATCCCGACCAGACCCGCTACGCGACCCTGGTCGCTGGCGTGACGCGGGCCGGCTACACGATGGAGCAGTTTGCCGCCGCCATCGGGCAGGGCGCGCACGACGTCGACTATTTCGAGGATACCTACATCTGCGGCGCGACCACGGGCAACTGCCAGGGTTCGCCGCTGTGGGGCCTGGGTTCCGGGCTGGCGCGCTACACCTCGTTCTGGCACTTCCAGAACCACACGGCCGGCGCCGACGTGCACGGCAACGACTTCGGCGGCTACCACTACGCCAAGCTGGGCAATCCGGGCGACATCGACAAGCTGGCGGCGGTGTGGCTGGTCAACGATTACCTGGACGATGGCGCCAGCGGGCTGGGCGGCTGGTTCGGCGATTCCAGCAAGTACAACAGCTTCGGCGTGACGGAAGCGCACTACCGCCAGGGCGGCTATTCGACCGCCAGCATGTACCAGGATTACCAGCAGTTCCCGTTCCAGCCAATCGACAACCTGGCCCAGCATTTCTGGACGCGCTTCCTGCAGGCGCCGTCGGCGCAATCCTTGGGATTTACCTTGCATTCGACCGATTTGCTGCAGCCGCACCATACCTTCAACGTCCTCGGCCACAACCATTCCGGCTGGGAAGGCTGGGTCGGCGACTATTACGATACCGAGAAACTGAACGACCCGGCGCTGGTGCTGGCGGCGCTGAACGATTTTGCGCCGCTGGCCAATAACGCGACCGACATCCGGCCGCTGCTCACGCAGGGCGGCACGTATTCGTATAAATATGGGGGCGCGGTAATGTCGTCGACCGATCATGCGGTGCGGCGCGGCGTGGCCAAAAAGATGGTGCCGCATGCGATTGCCATGGTGGTGCGCGTGCTGGACCGGGCTGCGGTGCGGCTGGCCCTGTAG
- a CDS encoding biotin/lipoyl-binding protein, translated as MGLFRAEVIENARVRQYGSVLLNRPVSYAALTLFFSTIIVLLVLFFVFSSYTRKVQLAGVLLPTSGLVRVVSSQGGILAEQLVSEGQLVKAGQQLFILTNDRSMESSGGAGKLISSLLQARRESLILERAQVTKQFTQSHIVIHIFFMSKINDLQ; from the coding sequence ATGGGACTTTTTCGCGCTGAAGTAATTGAAAATGCTCGGGTCCGCCAATATGGTAGCGTACTTTTAAATCGCCCTGTTTCGTACGCTGCGCTGACCCTATTTTTCTCAACGATTATCGTTTTGCTAGTTCTTTTTTTTGTATTTTCCAGTTATACCCGCAAGGTCCAACTTGCCGGAGTGCTGCTACCGACATCGGGTTTGGTTCGTGTAGTGTCGTCTCAAGGAGGGATTTTAGCGGAACAGCTCGTTTCCGAAGGCCAGTTGGTTAAAGCTGGCCAACAGCTTTTTATCTTAACGAACGATAGATCGATGGAATCGAGTGGCGGTGCTGGAAAACTCATCTCTTCGCTATTGCAGGCGAGACGCGAAAGTCTTATTCTTGAGCGAGCCCAAGTAACCAAACAATTCACTCAAAGCCATATCGTTATACACATTTTTTTCATGAGCAAAATCAATGACTTGCAGTGA
- a CDS encoding APC family permease codes for MNQTLGQKLFRIKPAGSTTNPPPGHAGTGLARTMGLFPLTMIGVGATIGTGIFFTMVEAVPKAGPSVVLSFLLAALTAGLTALCYAELSFRIPASGSSYSFAYATVGEFAAFIMAACLLLEYGLAASATAIGWSAYLNNFLTNAFGWQIPELLRTPMIVSGPNGMEIHGGHINLPPILLVIMCCVLLIRGTKESATTNAIMVLVKLAILVFFVVIAFSGFDINNFKPFFNTDTSKGFAGMAGVTAAAGTVFFSFIGLDTVATAGEEVRNPTRNVPIGILAALGIVTVFYMLVAVAALGAQPAKMFEGQEAGLAVILQNVTGKTWPALILSAGAVISVFSVTLVTIYGQTRILYAISKDGLIPQTFQKVSPRTQSPVSNTLIVCMVVGLVAGFVDSTYLWDMVSMGTLTAFIVVSVAVPVMRKKMGESLVKGFRVPFGPYVVPGLSICACLYIMKDLSKTTFTVFAIWMSVAVLTYFGYSIRHSRLNGNAV; via the coding sequence GTGAATCAAACTCTGGGCCAGAAGCTGTTCCGCATCAAACCTGCCGGTAGCACGACCAACCCCCCGCCCGGGCACGCAGGAACGGGCCTGGCGCGCACCATGGGATTGTTCCCGCTGACCATGATCGGCGTGGGCGCCACCATCGGCACCGGCATTTTCTTTACCATGGTCGAGGCAGTGCCCAAGGCCGGTCCTTCGGTCGTGCTGTCGTTCCTGCTGGCCGCGCTCACCGCCGGTCTGACCGCGCTGTGCTACGCCGAACTGTCGTTCCGCATTCCGGCGTCCGGCTCGTCCTACTCGTTCGCCTACGCCACGGTGGGCGAATTCGCCGCCTTCATCATGGCCGCCTGCCTGCTGCTCGAATACGGGCTGGCGGCGAGCGCCACCGCCATCGGCTGGTCGGCCTATCTGAACAACTTCCTCACCAACGCCTTCGGCTGGCAGATACCGGAGTTGCTGCGCACGCCGATGATCGTCTCGGGGCCGAACGGGATGGAAATCCATGGCGGGCACATCAACCTGCCGCCGATCTTGCTGGTCATCATGTGCTGCGTGCTGCTGATCCGCGGCACCAAGGAATCGGCCACCACCAATGCCATCATGGTGCTGGTCAAGCTGGCGATCCTGGTGTTTTTCGTGGTGATCGCGTTTTCCGGCTTCGACATCAATAACTTCAAGCCTTTCTTCAACACCGACACCAGCAAGGGTTTTGCCGGCATGGCCGGGGTGACGGCCGCCGCCGGCACGGTATTTTTCTCCTTCATCGGCTTGGACACGGTGGCCACGGCCGGCGAAGAAGTGCGCAACCCGACCCGCAACGTGCCGATCGGCATCCTGGCGGCGCTCGGCATCGTCACCGTGTTCTACATGCTGGTGGCGGTCGCCGCGCTCGGCGCCCAGCCCGCCAAGATGTTCGAAGGCCAGGAAGCAGGCCTGGCGGTGATTCTGCAAAACGTGACCGGCAAGACCTGGCCGGCGCTGATCCTGTCGGCCGGCGCCGTCATTTCGGTGTTCAGCGTGACCCTGGTGACGATCTATGGGCAGACGCGGATCTTGTACGCGATCAGCAAGGATGGCTTGATTCCGCAAACGTTCCAGAAAGTCAGCCCGCGCACCCAGTCACCGGTCAGCAATACCCTGATCGTGTGCATGGTGGTGGGGCTGGTGGCGGGCTTCGTCGACTCGACCTATTTGTGGGACATGGTCAGCATGGGCACCTTGACGGCGTTCATCGTGGTGTCGGTGGCGGTGCCGGTGATGCGCAAGAAGATGGGTGAATCCCTGGTCAAGGGCTTCCGCGTGCCGTTCGGCCCGTACGTGGTGCCGGGCCTGAGCATCTGCGCCTGCCTGTACATCATGAAAGACTTATCCAAGACCACGTTCACCGTGTTCGCGATCTGGATGAGCGTGGCGGTGCTGACCTATTTTGGCTACAGCATCCGCCACTCCCGCCTGAACGGCAACGCCGTATAA